GCATACTCCGGCACCATCTCCGGCGTCAAAAAAGTTTCCGTCCCAAGGGGGCGCGATAATAGGCACATCCGGAATTTATGAGAAGGATTGCTGGCTTGTGAAAAAAAGCACGAAGGCGCAGGCCCTCAATGCTCGAGGAAACAAACGTGCGATTAGACACTGACATCACTGCGCCGGCGTCTCCACGATCCGCAAGTTCCGAAACGACAGATCTGTCGTCGGATCGTGTCCCTGGATCGCGATCGTGCCCGGGTTGAGGCATTTTCCATCGCGCGGATTATCGCTGGGCGACCGTTCGTCGGTGAAATCGCTCACTTGGTAGCCATTCACCCACACAGCCATGTGATTTCCGGTGGCAACGATCGTTTTATGAAACCACACGAAGTCATCGGACACCACCCTGCGCGCCTTTTGCCGTCCGTAAATCGCTCCGGTGCCGAAGTCGATCGGCAGCGTCCGTTCGACGAGGAAGCCGTTATTGATCTGGCTTTCGTATCCCTGCCAGAACTTGCCCGGAACATTCCGAAAGAAAATGCCCGAGTTGAGGAACTTGCCATTCGAGAAGACATCCAGTTGCAAGACAAAATCGCGCCAATGGCCCTCGGTCTCGATGGCGCCGTTTCCCTTCTTGACATTCAAGTAACCCTCGGGAGTGACTGAGAAGACGCTTTTCTTATCGGGAAACACTTTCCACCCAGATAGGTCGCGGCCGTTGAAGATCGGCTGCAGACCCAGCGGCTTGAGCTTGATATTGCGGAAGGCGACCTGCCCTTTGTTCAACTGCAAGCCGATGTGGCCGCGCGCGAGAGGTTGCGGGTCGGTATAATCGAGCATCTGCCGGCCATCGACCGTGATGACGAAATGCCCTCCCTGGGCCGTGACTTCGAATGTTTGCCAATCGTCACTGTGCGCGTACTCTTTGGCTTTTTGGCGACCGACAAAACTGCCCGTGTAGAAAGGGCTGGTTTCCGGATCGGCGATGTTCAGTTCGTAGCAGTCCTTGGTGGGATCGGTGGGCACTTCCGGAGTCCGCAGAAAGACGCCGCTATTGGTTCCTCGCGGCGCGCGGAAATCAAGCCGCAAGGTGTAGTCGGCGAACTGACTGGTCGTCGCCAGTAATCCCGGTTCGCCCGCGGAGACGGTAATGGCGCCGTCGGCGACCTTCCAATCGGCCTTCTTGGCGGCATGCCATCCGAAATCGGTCGTGCCATCAAACAGCAGAATCCAACCCTCGTCCAATTCATGCGGCGAGAGGGTATTTGGCTCGGCTGCGGTGACCGTCATCGTGGAGACGAGAGTGATCGCAATTAACAGAACCAGTAGACGACGTGCTAAGTAGCGAGGCATGTGTGGCTCGGGTGGGAGATTGGTTGCGGGCTGTGCGTGCAAGCATTGTCCCAGCGTCGACCGGGACGGAGCCATTCTACATTGCCGGCGGATTGATTTCCTTGGTCCACGATCCCCCACGTTTCGGGTACGATAAAAAGATGGATGAAATCGTAAACTTCGCGGTCGCGATAAAACGCCTGGCAATCCAGGGGAGACGAATACGATCGCTTATGGATCAGATGTTGCCCGGCGACGGCTGCATAAAGCTGCTGATCGAAGGCGACCGGTTAGTCGCCATCGTTAGAGGCATGTTGCCTGAACACTCGCCGGCGGGTCGTTCCTCGCAGACGATCTCGAACCGCACTCGACATCGGCGCGTGAACAGGGTGCCAACGGGCAGATCCTTCCGGTTAGACTGACTGCTGATCAGCCGGCGCAGCGCGAAGGCTAGCACGCTGATCCCTGCACATGGCGATCAATGTCCCGACAAGCGCGCCGCCCAGCGCCAATGCCATGTCCTTCTGCGCGTCCCACATGTCACCCTGCTGGCCGTTGTACGCCTCGGCCGCGTCGGGCGACAATGCCAAGGCAATGAACCATTCGAGTAGTTCGTAGATCGTGCCGGACGCAACGATCATCCCAATGGCGATCACATGGGATGCAGCGCGCGACAGCGCCAGTCGTCTCTCCAAGAACTCACGGATGACGCCGACGAATAGCAAGCCGTAACAGAAATGCACCAATCGATCGTAATGGTTGCGACGCCAGCCTAATGAGACTGAGGGATCAAAGCCCAATAGCATCTGACTCCATTCATCGAACGGAACATTCGAATACAGGTACCGCGCACCCAGCAAATGGAGAAGTAAGAATGCCAAGGTGGCCGCGTAGCTATGCAAGCTGAGAGCCTGAAAGCGATCGATTACGATCAAGGCGCCGATGGCCAGGCCAGTGGGTATGTGCTGCAGGATGAGTTCTTGCGGGTACGGTGGATAGAGGCAGCTGACGACCCAAGTTGCGCAGAACAACCCGAACAGCCACCGCTTTACGATCCGCTGCCGCGCGGCGTCTGGTCTGCTGTCGGTTGAGTCCACCATGTGGCACTTCTGAAG
This genomic interval from Pirellulales bacterium contains the following:
- a CDS encoding DUF1080 domain-containing protein, which produces MPRYLARRLLVLLIAITLVSTMTVTAAEPNTLSPHELDEGWILLFDGTTDFGWHAAKKADWKVADGAITVSAGEPGLLATTSQFADYTLRLDFRAPRGTNSGVFLRTPEVPTDPTKDCYELNIADPETSPFYTGSFVGRQKAKEYAHSDDWQTFEVTAQGGHFVITVDGRQMLDYTDPQPLARGHIGLQLNKGQVAFRNIKLKPLGLQPIFNGRDLSGWKVFPDKKSVFSVTPEGYLNVKKGNGAIETEGHWRDFVLQLDVFSNGKFLNSGIFFRNVPGKFWQGYESQINNGFLVERTLPIDFGTGAIYGRQKARRVVSDDFVWFHKTIVATGNHMAVWVNGYQVSDFTDERSPSDNPRDGKCLNPGTIAIQGHDPTTDLSFRNLRIVETPAQ
- a CDS encoding DUF2238 domain-containing protein yields the protein MVDSTDSRPDAARQRIVKRWLFGLFCATWVVSCLYPPYPQELILQHIPTGLAIGALIVIDRFQALSLHSYAATLAFLLLHLLGARYLYSNVPFDEWSQMLLGFDPSVSLGWRRNHYDRLVHFCYGLLFVGVIREFLERRLALSRAASHVIAIGMIVASGTIYELLEWFIALALSPDAAEAYNGQQGDMWDAQKDMALALGGALVGTLIAMCRDQRASLRAAPADQQSV